The following are from one region of the Oncorhynchus masou masou isolate Uvic2021 chromosome 24, UVic_Omas_1.1, whole genome shotgun sequence genome:
- the LOC135513104 gene encoding mucin-2-like, with amino-acid sequence MAHSAAGIQTPSEDECPICRSTPTDPHHPAVCSHVFCRPCLTRSLMWLPHCPVCRAEAQVDDIRPVRVKTGTMVVRLGQPLPGLSGLSTPATRSVAGDVQSYIRLLQMGTQTEGRSLANQTPAVTTAPPLPTPRHLPRPLSSSITPPAPTNDIDLYMSMTCRPAPKLTPTAGTTAPTSQLATPPTIRSATPPTITRPATTNGLYMTMAQTPAPTVTPTGATTTPAPTTTTTIPAITLTPTITSKPTPTPRTRAFSAPGRQPLAIPQRTPSTAQRPTSTSHPAPPVLAAPPALSFTDDGDLYENLLGLQGQLVSSVVRMTFVCPFCQESCLDARDLWIHCNGKHYYDNRPVVCPVCVSLPHGNPHQISRNFIMHLNLRHCYYAEKYTNTHQTDMLNLQDGIIESLQDNNLNPR; translated from the exons ATGGCCCACTCTGCAGCAGGCATACAGACCCCATCTGAGGATGAATGTCCCATCTGTAGGAGCACCCCAACGGACCCACATCACCCTGCTGTCTGTTCTCATGT gttcTGCCGCCCATGTCTGACCCGTTCTCTAATGTGGTTACCCCACTGCCCTGTGTGCAGAGCTGAGGCGCAGGTTGATGACATCAGGCCTGTCAGAGTCAAGACGGGGACCATGGTCGTCAGGTTGGGTCAACCTCTACCTGGCTTGTCGGGGCTTTCCACCCCAGCAACAAGATCTGTGGCAGGTGACGTCCAGAG CTATATCAGACTGCTGCAAATGGGCACTCAGACAGAAGGAAGGAGCCTGGCCAATCAGACCCCAGCTGTCACCacagcccctccccttcccaCTCCAAGACACCTCCCCAGaccactctcttcctccatcactcctcctGCCCCAACCAATGATATAGACCTATATATGTCTATGACTTGTAGACCCGCCCCAAAACTCACCCCAACAGCTGGCACTACTGCACCTACCAGCCAACTTGCCACCCCACCTACCATCCGATCTGCCACCCCACCTACAATTACTCGTCCTGCCACAACCAATGGTTTATACATGACTATGGCTCAAACACCTGCCCCCACAGTCACTCCAACAGGTGCCACAACTACACCAGCACCTACAACCACAACTACCATACCTGCCATCACCCTGACACCTACCATCACATCTAAACCCACCCCCACACCCCGCACCAGGGCTTTCTCCGCCCCAGGACGACAGCCTTTGGCCATCCCTCAGCGCACACCTTCCACAGCGCAAAgacccacctctacctctcacCCTGCTCCCCCAGTACTGGCTgctcctccagccctctccttcACAGATGATGG TGACTTGTATGAAAACTTGCTGGGCTTGCAAGGCCAGTTAGTGAG ttctgtgGTGAGGATGACGTTTGTCTGTCCGTTCTGCCAGGAGAGTTGCCTGGATGCGAGGGATCTGTGGATTCACTGCAATGGCAAGCATTACTATGACAACAGGCCCGTG gtgtgtccagtgtgtgtctctctgcctcatGGTAATCCACACCAAATTAGCAGGAACTTCATCATGCATCTGAACCTGAGACACTGCTACTATGCCGAGAAATACACG AACACCCATCAAACCGACATGTTGAACTTGCAAGATGGCATTATTGAGTCTCTCCAGGATAACAACCTGAATCCCAGATGA
- the LOC135511490 gene encoding meprin A subunit beta-like: MASKWIVLVFSMLWCLSAASRLTGETETDVDEGHGHEWDIFDINKEQDWDLLKGDIVIDETDSRNTILGEQYLWPQTVPYYLKDSLDINAKGVILKAFEQYRLKTCINFVPWKGDNNYISVFKGTGCYYSVDNRQVGKQRLSIGRNCDRLATVEHELLHALGFWHEQSGADRDDYVNIMWDRIEEGRDHNFLIHGESVSSALNVPSDYGSVMLYSKTAFNIGSEPSIITKIPSFMDVISQRMEFDMLKLNRLYNCTTSSTFLDSCSFEKENICGMIQGPVGKAQWEHRHSVAGGPNTDYTNMGQCDGKGYFMHFSTVKGNHGDQANLESRYMSVYINGRSSPGSMAIYFHLTSGPKDDSLTWPCPWHQTTMALMDQNPDIRQRMSNHHMITTDPNKLSSDGNDFYWDNPLKVGSLVNGSDGNQFYRGPGTGTSSYLTHCRLKSWNFKGDNAIFLLGLEDVSALLETQPLPHSAVHQSEKSAEVSPSRETNTSTVVMAVSMSLAAVMFVVTMVSAVYTRRVRRPESDVIVVDNI; the protein is encoded by the exons ATGGCTTCTAAATGGATTGTTCTGGTCTTCAGTATGCTCTGGTGCTTG TCAGCAGCATCCCGGCTCACAGGTGAAACAG AGACTGATGTGGATGAGGGACACGGACACGAGTGGGACATCTTTGACATCAATAAAGA GCAGGATTGGGACCTGCTGAAGGGTGATATTGTAATAGATGAG ACTGACAGCAGAAACACTATTCTTGGGGAGCAGTATCTCTGGCCTCAGACTGTACCCTACTATCTGAAGGACAGCC tagaCATAAATGCTAAGGGGGTGATTCTGAAGGCCTTCGAGCAGTACAGACTGAAGACCTGCATCAACTTTGTGCCATGGAAGGGAGATAATAACTATATATCTGTGTTCAAAGGCACcgg gtGCTACTACTCAGTAGATAACAGGCAGGTGGGGAAGCAGAGGTTGTCTATTGGTCGTAACTGTGACCGTCTGGCAACGGTTGAGCATGAGTTGCTGCATGCTCTGGGTTTCTGGCACGAGCAGTCCGGAGCTGACCGCGATGACTATGTCAACATCATGTGGGACCGCATCGAAGAAG GAAGAGACCATAACTTCCTGATCCACGGTGAGTCAGTGTCGAGTGCTCTGAATGTGCCCTCTGACTACGGCTCTGTGATGCTCTACAGTAAAACAGCCTTCAACATcgggtcagagccctccatcatTACTAAGATACCGAGCTTCATGGACGTGATTAGTCAACGCATGGAgtt tgacatgctgaagcTCAACAGGCTCTACAACTGCA CAACTTCCTCAACGTTCCTGGACTCATGCAGCTTTGAGAAGGAGAATATCTGTGGGATGATCCAGGGTCCTGTTGGGAAAGCTCAGTGGGAACACAGACACAGTGTGGCTGGGGGACCCAACACAGACTACACTAACATGGGCCAGTGTGATG GAAAAGGTTATTTCATGCACTTCAGTACGGTTAAGGGTAACCATGGTGACCAGGCCAACCTGGAGAGTCGttat ATGAGCGTGTACATCAATGGCCGTAGCAGCCCAGGTAGCATGGCCATCTACTTCCACCTAACCTCCGGCCCTAAAGACGACTCCCTCACCTGGCCCTGTCCATGGCATCAGACCACCATGGCCCTGATGGACCAGAACCCGGACATCAGACAGAGAATGTCCAACCACCACATGATCACCACCGACCCCAACAAGCTGTCCTCAGACG gCAATGATTTCTACTGGGACAATCCCCTTAAGGTGGGCAGTCTGGTAAACGGTTCTGATGGCAACCAGTTCTACCGCGGGCCTGGTACCGGAACCAGCAGCTACCTCACCCACTGCAGGCTGAAGAGCTGGAACTTCAAAGGAGACAATGCCATCTTCCTCCTCGGTCTAGAGG ATGTGTCTGCACTGCTGGAGACCCAGCCGCTTCCTCATTCTGCTGTTCATCAGTCTGAGAAGAGCGCCGAAGTATCACCCAGCAGGGAGACCAACACGTCCACAGTGGTGATGGCTGTGTCCATGAGCTTGGCAGCGGTCATGTTCGTGGTTACCATGGTAAGCGCAGTGTACACCAGGAGAGTGAGGAGACCGGAGAGTGACGTGAT